In Sphingobacterium sp. SRCM116780, the genomic stretch CATCATGGCACAAAAGATAGATATTACAGAAGCAAAAGTATATGTCGGAACCTATCGAAAATACAATGAGGGATCACTTTTCGGAGAGTGGTTAAAGTTATCCGACTATGCAGACAAAGACGACTTTTATCGGGGGTGCAGAGAACTGCACAAAGATGAAGAAGACCCCGAATTTATGTTTCAGGATTATGAAAATGTTCCTGATGGATTGATCCGAGAAAGTTGGATCAGCGACAATGCATTCTACGTTTTAGAAGCACTGCAAGACATGAACGAAAGCCAAAGAGAAGCTTTCTTAATATGGAGCAATAACGGCCACCACAGCTTAGCAGACAAAGATATAGGCGACCTGATCAGTGATTTTGATTGTGAATTTATTGGATTGTACAAAAGTGAGGAAGATTTTGCAACGGAACTTATCGCGAACAGAGAAGATCTGACAGATTTCGCAAGACAATATCTTGACTATGAAGCCTATGCAAGAGACCTCTTTTGCAGTGACTATTGGAGTGAGGACGGCTACATATTCCTTAACGTATAAATACCAGTTTTAACCAAGGCAACCGCCAAAGGCGGTTGTCTATAAAAAATAAATACCATGCTAATTATAGAAACTTTTACAGCAACATTAAAACATGATCACGGCAAGCGACGATTAACAATAGTATCGCTAAGTGGCGAAGAAGGAGCAATTAAGCAGATAACTATGGCAGAGAATTGTCCTAGAATAGCAATAAAAAATTTAAAAAAAATAAGCACTCATGAAATACTATAGGATGAATATACAGAGCGAATCGAAAAAGTGATTGTCCCCACTTAAATGTTTCCTAAAATTTTGAAAGAATCTGGAAACTAAGATTACTTAAAATTGGAAAATCTAAAGTTAAAGCTATGAATATCGGTATAATAACTTATAAAAAATATGATGAAAATGTGCTACTAAATGCCTTTTTCAATGCAGATGAACTATTTACAATCATCTTAAAAGATGAGGATTTTATCCGCTTTGAAATCTTTGACTGCAATAAAAAATTACTGGCTTCGACGAATTTCCCTGATGTAGACGGAAAGGGATTTTATATCCATCCTGTACAAGTTGAAAGAGAAGAGGAATTATTATGGATAAATTATTATGCCTTTAGAACACCGTCAACAATTCGTAAAACAAAGGTCATTTGGAAAGTTTATGGTACACCGTTCCGAACAAAAAAACTAGCAACTGAACATGCTACTAAAATGAATACTGCAATAGCTAGAGAAATAGAAAAGTTTAAAGATTAAAAAATTTAAAACTCCATGAAAATTACCGATTTAAAAGGGCACTCTATTGAAGTAACCGATCTTAATAAAGCCATTAAACAGGCTAGATCATATAAAGATTATTATCATACTGACCCTAGCTTCGCTGATTTTGATAAACGTCAAAATGAGTACTGGAAAGACATGTATGAGAAATTGATAACTATTAAAAAAATGAATTATGGAAACAACTAATTTTTTCACACAGCTTGCACAATTGGACATCAAAGGACATATTGTGCTCACAATAGCAAGATCAGCAGATGATACCTTTATCGTTTCGACTTTGGTACGTGCCCTGTCCTCTTCTGAATCAGCTCCAAGCAAAATTATTCCCTATAACCTTACAGCAAGAGCAGAGGAACTGGACAACTGTTATTTTGATCGAATCACCGCACCTGCGCAAAAGGCAGGGGAAATCGTTGATAACATGGAGGAATATTTAAAATCAATGGAGAATGCTAAAGCTAAACCGCAAAAGGAGAAAAGCAAAACGTCCAAACCGCAGGGAGAAGCAGAAAAACGTACTCAGAAATACCATGATGCCTTGAACAAATCGGAGGAACTTGAAAAGCAGAAAAAATATAACGATGCATGGACTGCACTTCCCAAAGCATCAGAATATCCTGAACATGCAGAATTGATCAGGAGCCGACAGACTGCTATTGAACATAAGATCTGGCCTGATCTGTTTGCCAATACGGAACATCAGGTGAAGGAAATCGAACAGGAAGAAGAAGAATAGAATGTTTAATTAAAAATCGAATAAAAATGATATTAGCGACAGAACTTCAAAGAGTATTTATACTCCAAGATAAAGGAAATGAAATTAAGCTCACAGACCCTGAGCGAAATTGGTCTGAACAGGATGTGCTGTTCTTTTACTCCAATATGTATCCAATACTAACAACGGCAAAAATATCGTCACCTGTAATACAGGATGATCAGATCGTTTACAGGTTCGAAACAGTAATCGGAACAAAAGGTTAATATAAAATTTAATACGATGGAACATCATGCAAAAACAATATCCACCAACAGTAAAGCGACCAAGAAACGAACAGCAACATCGGCTACATCAGCAGTTAGGAGCGTTCGAGTATTGGATGAAGAGAACAAAGGATGCAGGGGAAATTGGCAAAGACAAACGCCAGTCCCTGCCCCCTTCCATGTTGCCAATGCCTTTTTAAGATTGAAATTTTTACCAAGGTTGCAGGAACCTGAACTCATAGAAGATTGTAACAAAATGGAAAGGGAGTATTATGATTTCCTTTCTCTAGTCGCCCAAAAATATGGCATTAACCCACAG encodes the following:
- a CDS encoding PRTRC system protein C, with product MILATELQRVFILQDKGNEIKLTDPERNWSEQDVLFFYSNMYPILTTAKISSPVIQDDQIVYRFETVIGTKG
- a CDS encoding antirestriction protein ArdA: MAQKIDITEAKVYVGTYRKYNEGSLFGEWLKLSDYADKDDFYRGCRELHKDEEDPEFMFQDYENVPDGLIRESWISDNAFYVLEALQDMNESQREAFLIWSNNGHHSLADKDIGDLISDFDCEFIGLYKSEEDFATELIANREDLTDFARQYLDYEAYARDLFCSDYWSEDGYIFLNV